One genomic segment of Linepithema humile isolate Giens D197 chromosome 5, Lhum_UNIL_v1.0, whole genome shotgun sequence includes these proteins:
- the DMAP1 gene encoding DNA methyltransferase 1-associated protein 1 has protein sequence MADVRDILDIDVPTSTELTKESILGSDKKNRKRYDYNKMPKRPEGMHREVFALLCKDNNDVPPLFPTDTAKGYKQVRAKLGMKKVRPWRWTPFTNPARTDGAVFHHWRRVADAGKEYPFAKFNKKVPIPTYTNAEYVQHLVSNAWTRAETDHLFDLCRRFDLRFIIIRDRWDRAKFPTRSVEDLKERYYQVCAALIKSKSHSDKVYVFDADHEKRRKEQLKKLFERTPEQVEEEQTLLAELRKIEQRKKERDRKTQDLQKLITAADHQADPRKSERKSSKKSSSSSRNRPNKTDTSHAVESAGIKFPDFKNSGVTLRSQRIKLPSSLGQKKMKGIEQMLNELRLELNPPPTEQICQQFNELRSDIVLHYELRSALSTCDYELQSLRHQYEALAPGKTLTIPPALLPKTEPEVKTDIIDVVGSPSMPSVAH, from the exons ATGGCAGATGTACGCGATATTCTAGATATTGACGTTCCAACGTCTACAGAACTTACGAAAGAGTCGATATTGGGTAGCGATAAAAAGAATCGTAAACGATATGATTATAACAAAATGCCAAAACGTCCTGAGGGTATGCACCGCGAGGTGTTTGCACTCCTCTGTAAGGACAACAACGACGTGCCACCGTTATTTCCAACTGACACTGCGAAAGGATACAAACAAGTAAGAGCCAAGCTTGGTATGAAAAAGGTGAGACCATGGAGATGGACACCGTTCACTAATCCAGCACGTACTGACGGTGCTGTATTTCATCATTGGAGACGCGTTGCTGATGCTGGAAAGGAATATCCTTTTGccaaatttaataagaaagttCCTATTCCTACATACACAAATGCAGAATACGTTCAACATTTAGTGAGTAATGCTTGGACACGAGCAGAAACGGATCATTTATTTGATCTATGCAGAAGATTTGATCtcagatttattattattagagaCAGATGGGATCGTGCTAAATTTCCTACAAGATCTGTAGAAGATTTAAAAGAGag ATACTATCAGGTATGTGCTGCTTTGATAAAGTCAAAATCCCACTCAGACAAAGTATATGTCTTTGATGCGGATCATGAGAAGCGGAGAAAGGAACAGCTCAAAAAGTTATTTGAACGTACACCTGAGCAAGTTGAAGAGGAACAGACACTATTAGCTGAACTACGTAAAAttgaacaaagaaaaaaagagagggacAGAAAAACACaagatttgcaaaaattaattacagcaGCTGATCATCAAGCAGATCCTAGAAAAAGTGAGAGAAAATCTTCCAAAAAGAGTAGCAGTTCTTCTAGAAATAGACCAAATAAAACTGATACTTCTCAC GCAGTGGAGTCAGCTGGAATTAAATTCCccgattttaaaaatagcggTGTTACTCTTCGTTCTCAGAGAATCAAATTGCCAAGTAGTCTTGGccaaaagaaaatgaaaggCATCGAACAGATGTTGAATGAACTCCGTTTAG AATTAAATCCACCACCAACGGAACAAATATGTCAGCAATTTAATGAACTGCGTAGCGACATAGTTTTGCATTATGAATTGAGAAGTGCATTGTCGACATGCGATTATGAATTACAGTCTTTAAGACATCAATACGAAGCACTAGCACCAGGGAAg ACTTTAACAATACCACCGGCGCTCTTACCAAAAACAGAACCAGAAGTCAAAACGGACATCATCGACGTGGTAGGATCGCCCAGTATGCCCAGTGTTGCTCattaa
- the LOC105669302 gene encoding UDP-glucosyltransferase 2-like → MRIATPVLLSISLFHAFQHIRGYSILGICPSASYSHQQPFQALMKALAVRGHNVTVVSTIPLKNPPSNYENVDLSFSYRKKDCTGLRHLGAYTLLHKNMWEANELCEQQLFSSAIDKLIASNKTFDAVIIEQLWFQCYYALVKHYNFPVLMGFLSVGNLPYVMDSVGNPDDPNLNPDMAYPFTDRMTINERIWNTLYTTWTRLYYRYWHLPRAQRIANVWAPGTSVYDIDKNFSLVILGNNHVFGYPKPLLPHVIEVHSLQISNKPELLPKEIREFLDNAQDGAIYFSLGSNLQTHQLPAGTLTALCNALGSLKQRVLWKHDGNMAIHPANIKFVKWVPQQAVLAHPRMMAYVMQGGLQSLQEAVHHSVPVVAIPFFGDQLFNARKILDAGIGLTLDIDTMTESFIVQTLAEVVENKTYLNNIKIMSAIVRDELIKPMERAIWNIEHVLKFPNSRHLRYHGRNISWIDYYTTFLCLSACIIFLSYINYVLCSRAIDAFIKIKRILKQKFD, encoded by the exons ATGCGCATCGCGACGCCCGTATTGCTATCAATTTCGCTATTCCACGCCTTCCAACACATCCGCGGATACAGCATTCTGGGCATTTGTCCGAGCGCGAGTTACAGCCACCAACAACCGTTTCAAGCATTGATGAAAGCATTGGCGGTTCGTGGTCACAACGTTACCGTCGTATCAACAATTCCCTTGAAG AATCCTCCATCGAATTATGAGAACGTTGACTTATCATTCTCGTATCGAAAGAAGGATTGCACAGGATTAAG ACATTTAGGAGCTTATACGTTACTCCATAAAAACATGTGGGAAGCGAATGAATTGTGCGAGCAGCAATTATTCAGCTCTGCCATCGACAAGCTTATAGC GAGCAACAAGACATTCGACGCAGTCATTATAGAGCAATTATGGTTCCAGTGTTATTATGCTCTCGTGAAGCACTACAACTTCCCGGTGCTGATGGGATTTTTGAGCGTAGGCAACTTGCCGTACGTAATGGATTCCGTGG GGAATCCAGATGATCCCAATCTAAATCCGGACATGGCGTACCCATTCACGGACAGAATGACAATCAACGAGCGTATATGGAATACCCTTTATACAACGTGGACAAGATTATATTACCGATACTGGCATCTGCCAAGAGCTCAACGCATCGCTAATGTATGGGCGCCCGGTACATCCGTCTATGATATCGATAAGAACTTCAGTCTGGTGATACTAGGCAACAATCACGTGTTCGGTTACCCAAAACCATTACTGCCACACGTGATCGAAGTTCATAGCTTACAAATTTCGAACAAGCCTGAACTCCTACCTAAG GAGATCCGAGAGTTCCTGGACAACGCTCAGGATGGCGCCATTTATTTCTCTCTGGGCTCGAATCTGCAAACTCACCAGCTACCCGCCGGGACTTTGACCGCATTGTGCAACGCCCTGGGCTCGCTGAAGCAAAGAGTTCTATGGAAACATGACGGAAACATGGCCATTCATCCGGCCAACATCAAATTTGTGAAGTGGGTGCCCCAGCAAGCGGTCCTTG CGCATCCCAGGATGATGGCGTACGTGATGCAAGGCGGATTGCAGTCGTTGCAGGAAGCGGTGCACCATTCCGTGCCGGTAGTCGCAATTCCCTTTTTCGGGGATCAACTTTTCAACGCACGTAAAATCCTAGACGCCGGCATCGGACTGACACTGGACATCGACACCATGACCGAGAGCTTCATCGTACAAACGCTCGCAGAGGTCGtcgaaaataaaac gTATctgaataatatcaaaataatgtcgGCGATTGTGCGCGACGAATTGATAAAACCTATGGAGAGAGCGATATGGAATATAGAACACGTATTAAAATTTCCAAACTCGAGACATTTACGGTATCATGGACGTAATATATCATGGATAGATTATTATACAACGTTTCTGTGCTTAAGTGcatgtatcatttttttatcgtatatcAATTATGTATTGTGTAGCAGAGCTATTgatgcttttataaaaatcaagaggatattaaaacaaaagtttgattaa